The following proteins are encoded in a genomic region of Shinella zoogloeoides:
- a CDS encoding ABC-type transport auxiliary lipoprotein family protein yields the protein MTVSGMELLRNGTAARAALIAVLAATLAACGGAPAKNDTFSLSATASAEGPSAKNRQILVPQPSALKAIDSDQIVIRPSSSEIQYLAKSQWSDSLSKMVQAKLVQAFENTGRVGGVGMPGQGLAIDYQVVTDIRTFEVQTSGAATAVVEISAKLLNDRNGTVRTQKVFRATAPVRGTDSTAFVKGLDAAFATVTADIVGWTLKSI from the coding sequence ATGACGGTATCGGGTATGGAGTTGTTGCGGAACGGGACTGCGGCGCGCGCCGCTCTCATCGCCGTTCTGGCGGCAACGCTCGCCGCCTGCGGCGGGGCGCCTGCGAAGAACGACACGTTCAGCCTCTCGGCCACGGCCTCTGCGGAAGGCCCTTCGGCGAAGAACCGGCAGATCCTCGTGCCGCAGCCTTCCGCCCTCAAGGCAATCGACAGCGACCAGATCGTCATCCGCCCGTCGTCCTCCGAAATCCAGTATCTCGCCAAGTCGCAGTGGAGCGACAGCCTGAGCAAGATGGTGCAGGCGAAGCTCGTGCAGGCCTTCGAGAATACCGGCCGCGTCGGCGGCGTCGGCATGCCCGGGCAGGGGCTGGCCATCGACTACCAGGTCGTCACGGATATCCGCACCTTCGAGGTGCAGACCTCGGGTGCGGCGACGGCCGTCGTGGAGATTTCCGCCAAGCTGCTCAACGACCGCAACGGCACGGTGCGCACGCAGAAGGTTTTTCGCGCGACGGCTCCGGTGCGCGGGACGGATAGCACGGCTTTTGTGAAGGGGCTCGATGCTGCCTTTGCGACGGTG